In Euwallacea fornicatus isolate EFF26 chromosome 2, ASM4011564v1, whole genome shotgun sequence, one genomic interval encodes:
- the ITP gene encoding ion transport peptide-like isoform X1, which produces MHKIARISLQKARIGCYRVRDFPPRAVNEQYVFTVNASCVHFGHNKVGKFPWRLQFSRYDAAGSSTLPRVHLEPAQQSSDMSQRSSHLDQRGRGTRRAAVWCLAIALVVQSARAGTPWRRGSGPLLTHHLSKRSFFDIQCKGVYDKTIFAKLDRICEDCYNLFREPQVHSLCMKNCFTTGYFKGCLETLQLTDEVEQVKDMIRKIHGAPPDE; this is translated from the exons ATGCATAAAATCGCAAGAATTTCTTTGCAGAAAGCGCGAATCGGATGTTATCGCGTACGTGATTTTCCCCCGCGTGCCGTAAACGAACAATACGTCTTTACGGTGAATGCTTCGTGTGTACATTTCGGCCACAACAAGGTGGGTAAGTTCCCGTGGAGGttgcagttttcgagatatgacGCAGCAGGAAGTAGTACCCTGCCTAGAGTGCACCTGGAGCCAGCTCAGCAAAGCTCCGAC atgAGTCAGCGATCGTCGCATCTGGATCAGCGCGGACGCGGCACACGGCGGGCGGCGGTGTGGTGCCTGGCCATCGCGCTGGTGGTGCAAAGTGCACGCGCCGGCACTCCTTGGAGGCGCGGTTCCGGCCCTCTCCTCACTCACCACCTCTCCAAACGGTCCTTCTTCGATATTCAGTGCAAAGGCGTCTACGACAAGACGATCTTCGCCAAACTGGACCGAATTTGTGAGGATTGCTATAATCTCTTCAGAGAACCGCAAGTCCATTCACTCTGTAT gaaaaactgttttacgACAGGCTATTTCAAGGGGTGTCTAGAGACGCTGCAGTTGACCGACGAGGTGGAGCAAGTGAAGGACATGATAAGAAAGATACACGGAGCGCCCCCCGACGAATAG
- the ITP gene encoding ion transport peptide-like isoform X2 — MSQRSSHLDQRGRGTRRAAVWCLAIALVVQSARAGTPWRRGSGPLLTHHLSKRSFFDIQCKGVYDKTIFAKLDRICEDCYNLFREPQVHSLCMKNCFTTGYFKGCLETLQLTDEVEQVKDMIRKIHGAPPDE, encoded by the exons atgAGTCAGCGATCGTCGCATCTGGATCAGCGCGGACGCGGCACACGGCGGGCGGCGGTGTGGTGCCTGGCCATCGCGCTGGTGGTGCAAAGTGCACGCGCCGGCACTCCTTGGAGGCGCGGTTCCGGCCCTCTCCTCACTCACCACCTCTCCAAACGGTCCTTCTTCGATATTCAGTGCAAAGGCGTCTACGACAAGACGATCTTCGCCAAACTGGACCGAATTTGTGAGGATTGCTATAATCTCTTCAGAGAACCGCAAGTCCATTCACTCTGTAT gaaaaactgttttacgACAGGCTATTTCAAGGGGTGTCTAGAGACGCTGCAGTTGACCGACGAGGTGGAGCAAGTGAAGGACATGATAAGAAAGATACACGGAGCGCCCCCCGACGAATAG
- the LOC136344981 gene encoding calcium-independent phospholipase A2-gamma-like isoform X1 yields the protein MSLNSWKFLNHLREIFQKFVLDKQELTQIINKIHQIQDLNDYISFTKTKISSVHHSVQKGCLSVLKSTTPIINREAQKIQINDKDLSSWKTVKRISQSQHLLVKPKELLESINAAKNEEDLLVNVEALILHLKEHPETRNNAIQHGAIRIILNKRLTITSEVVKGALREALAILGYSDPVSGRGIRILSIDGGGIRGVLVLEMLKKLEELTGKRVYEIFDFFCGVSTGAILTYSMGLSLFLIKYIWLRHIKCVAGVHLRKLEDIIMRYEALSQEIFNQSRIFGTSKLVWSHAYYDTALWEKKLKEYLGNENLISTSRGPLCPKICVVSAIVNQSQLSAYTFRNYALPWRFQSEYEGTFNAQVWEAARASAAAPTFFEEFRINDLIHQDGGILVNNPTAIAIHEAKLLWPGVPIQCVVSFGTGRSVPSSVELAKLKALKKKVSLESGSEGTSWSNKFFKILDSATDTQAVHIMLSDLLPETVYYRFNPYLTEVIGMVETDLEKQKQMKRDTLMYLRRNEDKFQEAGKTLMLGKTLGQRIGEKIKFQRELLGI from the exons atgtcTCTCAATTCATGGAAATTCCTAAATCACCTTAgagagatttttcaaaaattcgtcTTAGACAAGCAAGAATTGACCCAAATCATTAACAAAATTCATCAAATCCAAGACTTGAATGACTATATTAGTTTTACCAAAACGAAAATTTCTTCTGTTCATCATTCTGTACAAAAAGGATGTTTGTCTGTGTTAAAATCTACAACTCCCATAATAAATCGAGAGGCCCAGAAGATTCAGATTAATGACAAAGATCTGAGTTCTTGGAAGACTGTTAAAAGAATATCCCAGTCCCAg CATTTACTAGTCAAACCTAAAGAACTATTAGAAAGTATTAATGCAGCCAAAAATGAAGAGGATCTGTTGGTTAATGTTGAGGCTCTAATTCTGCATCTAAAAGAGCATCCTGAAACCCGAAATAATGCCATACAG CATGGGGCTATtcgaattatattaaataaaagacTGACAATCACTTCAGAAGTAGTAAAAGGCGCTTTAAGGGAGGCTTTAGCTATACTAGGATATTCAGATCCAGTCTCGGGAAGGGGTATTAGGATTTTGTCCATTGATGGAGGTGGAATAAGGGGGGTTTTGGTATTAGAAATGCTGAAAAAACTTGAGGAATTAACAGGAAAGCGTgtttacgagatatttgattttttctgtGGTGTCAGCACTGGGGCAATTCTCACTTATTCCATGGGTTTGTccttgtttttaataaaatacatatggTTGAGGCACATCAAGTGTGTTGCAGGGGTGCATTTAAGGAAGCTGGAAGACATTATTATGAGATATGAGGCTTTGAgtcaagaaatttttaatcagtcGCGCATATTTGGCACAAGTAAACTTGTATGGAGTCATGCATATTATGACACTGCATTATGGGAGAAAAAGCTTAAAGAATATTTAGGAAATGAAAATCTTATAAGCACGTCCAGAGGGCCTCTTTGCCCCAAG ATTTGTGTGGTATCAGCAATAGTCAACCAATCCCAACTCTCTGCATATACCTTTCGGAATTACGCCCTCCCCTGGAGATTTCAATCTGAATATGAAGGCACTTTCAATGCGCAAGTGTGGGAGGCTGCTAGAGCTTCTGCTGCAGCTCCTACTTTCTTTGAAGAGTTCCGAATAAATGATTTGATTCACCAG GATGGAGGCATTTTAGTGAACAATCCCACAGCAATAGCTATACATGAAGCTAAATTGTTGTGGCCAGGGGTCCCAATTCAGTGTGTGGTGTCGTTTGGGACTGGGAGATCTGTACCTAGTTCTGTGGAGCTAGCCAAACTCAAGGCCTTGAAGAAGAAGGTTTCATTGGAAAGTGGTAGCGAAGGCACTTCTTggagcaataaattttttaagattttggaTAGTGCCACTGATACTCAAG CTGTTCATATCATGTTAAGTGATCTTCTTCCGGAAACGGTCTATTACCGCTTCAATCCCTACTTAACTGAGGTCATAGGGATGGTAGAAACTGACCTAGAGAAGCAGAAGCAGATGAAAAGAGACACTTTAATGTACTTGAGACGAAATGAAGACAAGTTTCAGGAGGCGGGCAAAACACTGATGTTGGGTAAAACTTTAGGGCAAAGGATTGGGGAAAAGATCAAGTTTCAGAGAGAATTATtaggaatttaa
- the LOC136344981 gene encoding calcium-independent phospholipase A2-gamma-like isoform X2, with protein MSLNSWKFLNHLREIFQKFVLDKQELTQIINKIHQIQDLNDYISFTKTKISSVHHSVQKGCLSVLKSTTPIINREAQKIQINDKDLSSWKTVKRISQSQHLLVKPKELLESINAAKNEEDLLVNVEALILHLKEHPETRNNAIQHGAIRIILNKRLTITSEVVKGALREALAILGYSDPVSGRGIRILSIDGGGIRGVLVLEMLKKLEELTGKRVYEIFDFFCGVSTGAILTYSMGVHLRKLEDIIMRYEALSQEIFNQSRIFGTSKLVWSHAYYDTALWEKKLKEYLGNENLISTSRGPLCPKICVVSAIVNQSQLSAYTFRNYALPWRFQSEYEGTFNAQVWEAARASAAAPTFFEEFRINDLIHQDGGILVNNPTAIAIHEAKLLWPGVPIQCVVSFGTGRSVPSSVELAKLKALKKKVSLESGSEGTSWSNKFFKILDSATDTQAVHIMLSDLLPETVYYRFNPYLTEVIGMVETDLEKQKQMKRDTLMYLRRNEDKFQEAGKTLMLGKTLGQRIGEKIKFQRELLGI; from the exons atgtcTCTCAATTCATGGAAATTCCTAAATCACCTTAgagagatttttcaaaaattcgtcTTAGACAAGCAAGAATTGACCCAAATCATTAACAAAATTCATCAAATCCAAGACTTGAATGACTATATTAGTTTTACCAAAACGAAAATTTCTTCTGTTCATCATTCTGTACAAAAAGGATGTTTGTCTGTGTTAAAATCTACAACTCCCATAATAAATCGAGAGGCCCAGAAGATTCAGATTAATGACAAAGATCTGAGTTCTTGGAAGACTGTTAAAAGAATATCCCAGTCCCAg CATTTACTAGTCAAACCTAAAGAACTATTAGAAAGTATTAATGCAGCCAAAAATGAAGAGGATCTGTTGGTTAATGTTGAGGCTCTAATTCTGCATCTAAAAGAGCATCCTGAAACCCGAAATAATGCCATACAG CATGGGGCTATtcgaattatattaaataaaagacTGACAATCACTTCAGAAGTAGTAAAAGGCGCTTTAAGGGAGGCTTTAGCTATACTAGGATATTCAGATCCAGTCTCGGGAAGGGGTATTAGGATTTTGTCCATTGATGGAGGTGGAATAAGGGGGGTTTTGGTATTAGAAATGCTGAAAAAACTTGAGGAATTAACAGGAAAGCGTgtttacgagatatttgattttttctgtGGTGTCAGCACTGGGGCAATTCTCACTTATTCCATGG GGGTGCATTTAAGGAAGCTGGAAGACATTATTATGAGATATGAGGCTTTGAgtcaagaaatttttaatcagtcGCGCATATTTGGCACAAGTAAACTTGTATGGAGTCATGCATATTATGACACTGCATTATGGGAGAAAAAGCTTAAAGAATATTTAGGAAATGAAAATCTTATAAGCACGTCCAGAGGGCCTCTTTGCCCCAAG ATTTGTGTGGTATCAGCAATAGTCAACCAATCCCAACTCTCTGCATATACCTTTCGGAATTACGCCCTCCCCTGGAGATTTCAATCTGAATATGAAGGCACTTTCAATGCGCAAGTGTGGGAGGCTGCTAGAGCTTCTGCTGCAGCTCCTACTTTCTTTGAAGAGTTCCGAATAAATGATTTGATTCACCAG GATGGAGGCATTTTAGTGAACAATCCCACAGCAATAGCTATACATGAAGCTAAATTGTTGTGGCCAGGGGTCCCAATTCAGTGTGTGGTGTCGTTTGGGACTGGGAGATCTGTACCTAGTTCTGTGGAGCTAGCCAAACTCAAGGCCTTGAAGAAGAAGGTTTCATTGGAAAGTGGTAGCGAAGGCACTTCTTggagcaataaattttttaagattttggaTAGTGCCACTGATACTCAAG CTGTTCATATCATGTTAAGTGATCTTCTTCCGGAAACGGTCTATTACCGCTTCAATCCCTACTTAACTGAGGTCATAGGGATGGTAGAAACTGACCTAGAGAAGCAGAAGCAGATGAAAAGAGACACTTTAATGTACTTGAGACGAAATGAAGACAAGTTTCAGGAGGCGGGCAAAACACTGATGTTGGGTAAAACTTTAGGGCAAAGGATTGGGGAAAAGATCAAGTTTCAGAGAGAATTATtaggaatttaa
- the LOC136344992 gene encoding calcium-independent phospholipase A2-gamma-like, with protein sequence MNAKSVVLTHWKLISHLKAYFSKFTTDSAFENALNREFAQFLQKIDPKTYGKDVIRYLSSPVSVKQKQKQEKDIIKTEQEKGIISFPNMFGSIFKDEPEPMPLPKWKTAKRVVTKETAISRTTHILSSLALAETEPAKLARIEDLIIHLKTYPETKHGAVKEGAIRLLLRLKRKHPSENVQSAINVAFALLGYSKPVAGNGIRILSIDGGGTRGVLVIEMLRKLEELSGKPVYEMFDLICGVSTGAILGSLIGLKQHSLDEAAEIYKRLSSQVFTQSALKGTSNLVLSHSYYDTELWEKLLSEQWDKTLIETNRNLKCPKYCAVSAVVNHSRISAYLFRNYSLPWRVQSQYFGGYDHQVWEAVRASSAAPTYFEEFKIGNMIHQDGGILVNNPTAIAIHEAKLLWPSTPIQCVVSFGTGRTVPNPIETTQPSSTNNTSWKLKFLAILDSATDTEGVHTMLSDLLPEGSYYRFNPYLTEMFSMSEIEPEKFAQLERDAIMYLRRNEDKFHHATQKLGQKKGLAQECGDWISLQKQIFA encoded by the exons ATGAACGCCAAGTCTGTGGTCCTGACCCATTGGAAGTTGATCAGCCATCTCAAGGCCTATTTCTCTAAGTTCACTACTGATTCGGCCTTCGAGAATGCTTTGAACAGGGAGTTTGCCCAGTTCCTGCAGAAAATCGACCCAAAAACATATGGCAAGGATGTTATTCGGTACTTATCTTCTCCAGTTTCTGTGAAACAGAAGCAGAAGCAAGAGAAGGATATCATTAAGACTGAACAGGAAAAGGGTATTATTTCATTCCCAAATATGTTTGGCAGTATTTTTAAGGACGAGCCAGAACCTATGCCTTTGCCCAAATGGAAGACTGCCAAAAGAGTTGTTACTAAG GAAACTGCAATTTCAAGGACCACTCACATCTTATCATCCTTAGCATTAGCTGAAACTGAACCTGCTAAATTAGCGAGAATTGAGGATCTAATCATCCATTTAAAGACTTATCCAGAAACCAAACATGGCGCCgtaaag GAAGGTGCCATCAGACTACTTCTACGACTGAAACGAAAACACCCTTCTGAGAACGTGCAAAGCGCCATCAACGTGGCTTTTGCCTTGCTTGGTTATTCTAAACCAGTGGCGGGTAATGGCATTAGAATTCTCTCCATAGACGGGGGCGGCACCAGAGGCGTTCTTGTGATAGAAATGTTAAGGAAACTGGAAGAACTAAGCGGAAAACCTGTTTACGAGATGTTTGATCTTATCTGCGGCGTCAGTACTGGGGCTATTTTAGGCTCTTTAATAG GACTTAAACAGCACTCTTTAGATGAAGCAGCAGAAATTTATAAGAGATTAAGTTCTCAGGTTTTCACTCAATCAGCCCTTAAAGGAACGAGCAATTTGGTTTTGTCTCATTCTTATTATGATACTGAGCTGTGGGAAAAATTGCTCAGTGAGCAGTGGGACAAAACCTTAATTGAAACTAATAGGAATTTGAAGTGTCCTAAA tATTGCGCAGTCTCTGCCGTAGTAAACCACTCGAGAATTTCTGCTTATTTATTCCGGAACTATTCCCTCCCATGGAGGGTGCAGTCCCAGTACTTTGGTGGGTATGATCATCAAGTATGGGAGGCTGTCAGGGCCTCCTCTGCAGCCCCTACTTATTTCGAGGAATTCAAAATCGGCAACATGATACATCAG GATGGAGGAATTCTTGTGAACAACCCCACTGCTATTGCGATCCATGAGGCCAAACTTCTGTGGCCCTCCACCCCGATCCAATGCGTAGTCTCTTTCGGAACAGGCAGAACTGTTCCTAACCCAATTGAAACCACACAACCAAGTTCAACCAACAATacttcatggaaactcaaatttttagcCATTTTAGACAGTGCTACAGATACTGAAGGGGTCCACACAATGCTCTCAGATTTATTACCTGAAGGGTCTTATTACAGATTCAATCCTTACTTAACGGAAATGTTTTCGATGTCTGAAATTGAACCTGAAAAGTTCGCGCAGCTTGAAAGGGATGCTATTATGTATTTGAGAAGAAATGAGGATAAATTTCATCATGCTACTCAAAAATTGGGGCAGAAAAAGGGATTGGCGCAGGAGTGCGGGGATTGGATCAGCctgcaaaaacaaatatttgcttaa
- the LOC136344964 gene encoding transmembrane protein 245, translating into MDHRSPLESFFGVIGSLPHGHDKPVKQAVYNAVALFLLFLSCVAGLALYLILEPFVKPLMWALLVGSALHPLKRSLRDRFRAWFQNLEDTNTPTVLGLVLLPLNIFNQVAECIGQFLWDRIKLILTITILIPLAIFVYNFTPRTVASLMWMITLWMYKSLNFVISNSTFTLVSLLIIAYLTIVFFFWNQDNNVKFHYASTIVWLLGSCGLSSQFSFQMPVFILLQIIFFGGFISEVYEAYTTMNAAEHRLSFTEVLSIVFHDKPIDLDLSDENDSEEKVEFLEKNLKLSSPSVKFSETFQSGKHDTTINQTNDDPWSLELFNDSKQTPKVETSEPATGVLITNHGIHLVQTSDASSKKPRPKFQRSLSQPHFASSHYHKLSLLNISRKISLRNCSLEETTYESTFYLYSVMWCCLVMLFWKNIMLLPLLPLPILYYVIKHTGVYLGLWSYLLQKFCVLFDRLSHWCWERHDALVPVPIRGLYKVVHKVNALVKSSIKNSIDTVASAVVIVGLIVFLICASIFTAVQIYAEGIMLVQMTSNVINQTVVQNPELRQLLPPTWDETMDSLLDNAYQYGREGISKAVKSVMNDADSVQSEKLEKQILELWDRIYQSWMTNHDGHGPKVTEDAVHSSWQEFVRDIQKSPVSEIFNVNGIIDFAQQNVGMLMSVLESIWSIVISNITLVIGSFSTCLSILLGGGTAVLNFILNMVVFLTTLFYLLNSSGEYYKPVELMTKFSQGGKRFGHALEAAINSVFSASLKMAAFYGLWTWFIHNLFNVQIVYLSSAFATILGAVPFLGTYWACVPGILDLWLSQDRWICALLFAVCQFLPTYIVDATIYKEIKGGHPYLTGLAIAGGIFCMGMEGAIIGPMLLCGLYVATDLSSNLFKESPMEDSLNLGLHQLPSN; encoded by the exons ATGGATCACCGATCTCCGTTAGAGTCTTTTTTTGGGGTGATCGGTAGCCTGCCCCATGGCCACGACAAGCCGGTCAAACAAGCAGTATACAATGCCGTGGCCCTTTTCCTCCTATTCCTCAGCTGTGTCGCCGGCCTTGCTTTATATTTGATTCTAGAACCTTTTGTTAAACCACTAATGTGGGCGCTATTAGTTGGGTCTGCTTTGCACCCTTTGAAGAGATCCCTGAGAGATAGATTTAGGGCTTGGTTCCAGAATCTCGAGGACACAAACACGCCTACTGTATTGGGATTAGTGCTTTTACcactaaacatttttaatcaaGTAGCCGAGTGTATAGGGCAGTTTTTGTGGGACcgcattaaattgattttgacaATTACTATATTGATTCCTCTTGCgatttttgtatataatttcACTCCAAGAACTGTTGCATCATTGATGTGGATGATCACTTTATGGATGtataaatctttgaattttgttaTCAGCAATTCTACATTCACATTA gtaAGCCTCCTTATAATAGCCTATCTGACAATTGTGTTTTTCTTCTGGAATCAAGACAATAATGTAAAGTTTCATTATGCTTCAACTATAGTATGGCTACTAGGCTCCTGTGGCTTATCAAGCCAGTTCAGCTTTCAAATGCCTGTTTTTATACTgttgcaaataatattttttggggGATTTATATCTGAGGTTTATGAGGCTTATACTACTATGAATGCTGCTG AACATAGACTGTCTTTTACTGAGGTACTTTCTATTGTTTTTCATGATAAACCCATAGACTTGGACTTAAGTGATGAAAATGACTCTGAAGAAAAAGTAGAATTCTTAGAG aaaaatttaaaactcagCAGTCCCAGTGTTAAATTCTCTGAAACCTTTCAATCAGGCAAACATGATACTACTATTAACCAAACTAATGATGATCCCTGGTCCTTGGAGCTCTTCAATGACAGTAAACAGACTCCAAAAGTCGAGACCTCAGAACCCGCTACAGGCGTTTTGATTACCAACCATGGTATTCACTTGGTGCAAACCTCTGATGCGTCGTCAAAGAAACCTAGGCCGAAATTCCAAAGATCATTGTCACAGCCGCATTTTGCTTCTAGCCACTATCACAAATTGAGTCTTTTGAACATTAGTCGCAAAATCAGCCTCAGAAACTGCAGTCTGGAAGAGACCACTTATGAGAGCACCTTTTACCTCTACTCAGTCATGTGGTGCTGCTTGGTTATGTTGTTTTGGAAGAATATAATGCTGCTTCCTCTATTACCTCTGCCAATTCTCTATTATGTGATTAAGCATACAGGAGTGTATCTGGGGCTCTGGAGTTATCTCCTTCAGAAATTTTGCGTACTTTTTGATAGGTTGAGCCATTGGTGTTGGGAAAGACACGATGCGTTAGTTCCAGTGCCCATCAGGGGGCTTTACAAGGTGGTGCATAAGGTTAATGCACTGGTAAAGAGCAGCATTAAGAACAGTATTGACACTGTTGCCAGTGCTGTTGTCATTGTCGGGCTGATCGTGTTTTTGATTTGCGCCTCGATATTTACAGCCGTACAG ATCTACGCGGAAGGCATTATGTTGGTCCAAATGACCAGCAACGTGATTAACCAAACGGTAGTCCAAAACCCAGAATTGCGCCAACTTTTACCGCCCACATGGGACGAAACTATGGATTCTCTGCTTGATAACGCATATCAATATGGCAGAGAAGGCATTTCTAAAGCT gtaAAAAGTGTGATGAATGACGCTGATTCTGTGCAGTCTGAGAAGCTAGAAAAACAGATTCTGGAGCTGTGGGATCGGATTTACCAATCATGGATGACCAACCACGATGGACATGGTCCTAAAGTAACCGAGGACGCAGTTCACAGCTCTTGGCAAGAATTTGTGAGAGACATTCAAAAGTCTCCTG TTTCTGAGATTTTCAACGTAAACGGTATAATTGACTTCGCCCAGCAGAACGTGGGAATGCTGATGTCGGTCCTTGAATCCATATGGAGTATTGTAATCAGCAACATAACTTTGGTGATTGGGTCTTTCAGTACCTGCTTGTCCATACTTTTGGGGGGTGGAACTGCGGttctgaattttattttaaatatg gTGGTGTTTCTGACTACTCTCTTCTACTTGCTAAACTCTAGCGGAGAGTATTATAAACCCGTGGAACTGATGACCAAGTTTTCTCAGGGCGGCAAACGCTTTGGACACGCCCTTGAAGCAGCGATAAATAGTGTCTTTTCAGCTTCCTTGAAAATGGCAGCGTTCTATGGCTTGTGGACCTGGTTTATCCACAACTTATTTAACGTGCAAATCGTTTATTTGTCTTCAG CATTCGCCACCATCCTGGGAGCAGTGCCCTTTCTTGGTACCTACTGGGCCTGTGTGCCAGGGATACTGGACTTATGGCTCTCTCAGGACAGATGGATTTGCGCTCTTTTGTTTGCTGTATGTCAGTTTTTGCCCACTTATATTGTAGATGCAACAATTTATAAAGAGATCAAAGG gggTCATCCGTATTTGACGGGTTTGGCGATAGCTGGAGGCATATTTTGCATGGGAATGGAAGGGGCCATAATTGGACCAATGCTGCTGTGTGGATTATATGTCGCCACAGATCTGTCTTCAAATCTTTTCAAGGAATCTCCTATGGAAGACTCACTAAATTTAGGGCTACACCAGCTTCCGagtaattga
- the LOC136345014 gene encoding MAD2L1-binding protein: MPQTQDEFTISISDELTLTPFAGASIVNEILKSLLYQKCQIPFPYNWLEHVVEKRRKRLNESTGEHKKLSLTHESHYRIVSSAYDHLEQVMRGISKEFCEESSGEIKEIVVMFGPGPSCPREVLTINIPKIAQGHVERNHVGQLNKNLRKVLRNVFLSQRWVDSINSTLPCTNTYIYLKKHLKSGCSDSTTDTFQICSPPQILSNIKHSKFHIDYSPTGGSNCCSELLIFEESNSVKHSKERLVLPTNDVSQEHIIWYRSKGLIKGFKDCFVNKVSVCQLW, from the exons ATGCCCCAAACTCAGGACGAATTTACTATATCCATATCAGATGAATTAACACTGACCCCATTTGCCGGAGCTTCCATAGTGAACGAAATTCTAAAGAGCCTTTTGTatcaaaaatgccaaattcCTTTCCCTTATAATTGGCTTGAGCACGTAGTGGAAAAACGGAGAAAAAGGTTAAATGAGAGTACAGGAGAACATAAGAAATTGAGTCTCACACACGAGAGTCATTATAGAATAGTATCCAGTGCTTATGACCATTTGGAGCAGGTCATGAGGGGCATTTCAAAGGAGTTTTGTGAGGAGAGTAGTGgtgaaattaaggaaattgttGTGATGTTCGGACCAGGCCCCAGTTGCCCAAGAGAAGTACTGACAATAAATATTCCTAAAATAGCTCAGGGGCATGTTGAGAGGAACCATGTAGGACAGTTAAATAAGAACCTTCGGAAAGTCCTCAg aaatgtatttttgtccCAACGCTGGGTCGATTCAATCAACTCTACACTGCCCTGCACTAACACTTACATTTAtctcaaaaaacatttaaaatcagGCTGTAGTGACTCTACCACTGATACCTTCCAAATATGCTCTCCACCTCAAATTTTATCCAatatcaaacactcaaaatttcatattgattACTCTCCTACTGGTGGTAGCAATTGCTGCAGTGAACTGTTGATTTTTGAGGAAAGTAATAGTGTTAAGCACTCTAAAGAAAGATTAGTTTTACCAACAAATGATGTAAGTCAAGAACATATTATTTGGTATAGATCCAAAGGGCTTATTAAAGGTTTTAAAGACTGTTTCGTGAATAAGGTGTCTGTGTGCCAACTCtggtga